Within Cyanobium sp. AMD-g, the genomic segment GACGATGTCCGGATGGCGGCTGAGATCGTCGAAGCGATCACCGCCGTAGAGCACCTGGTAACCCTCCTGGCTGCCACCGGTCCAGGTGCCTTCGGCGAAGCGGATCGTGTTGAGCAGGGCCCGCCGTTCCGGGGTGATGCCGTAGGGGCCGCCCGCCGGTGGCCGCCCTGCTGCCTGCGTCGGTCGGGCGGCGGCCTGCACCACATGAGACGCCGCCGCCGGGGGCACCGGCGCGGCCGGCCTCTGCACCATCGGCAGCAGCAGCAGCAGCACCAGGGCGAGTGGGCCGTGCTGGTGCGGCTTCGGTGGTGACTGGAAAGGGCGACGCAAGAGCAAGCGGTCGTCAGGGGACCCTGACCTTGCCCAGGCCCAGCCCCCGAAAGCGAGACCCCTGCGCCCGTACTGGACAGAACGGGGCCCAACGTGCATGGGCCGCCCGGGCGGGAGACCATCTCTCAGGAAAACTTCAGTTCGGAGCGGGCGATGACCGACCCCGTGCTGGCCGCCGGCCGCGCCGACCCGGCACCACCCATGACGCCTTACAACCTCGACGAACGATCAGCTGTGGTGATCAATACATAACGAATGATTCACGCTTTGCGACAGCGTCTTGCCATCGGAAGGTCGCAACGCTTCAATTCAAACCCAGAAATCCCAGGGCGCCGCGCACCCGCTGCAGTGTGGCTCCGGCCACGGCCGCAGCCCGCTCCCGCCCGTCCCGCAGAACGGCCTCCAGGCTGGCCGGATCGCTGCGCAACTCGGCGTAGCGCTGCTGGACGGGCCGCAGGGCTTCCACCGTGGCCTCCGCCAGCAGGGGCTTGAAGCCACCCCAGCCCATGGCGGCGCACTCCGCTGCCGCGCGCTCGCGGCCGACGCCGGACAACAGGGCGTAGAGCCCCAGCAGGTTGTCGGCCTCCGGCCGCTCCGGGTTGCCGAATTCCAGGCCCATGACCGGATCGGTCTTGGCCCGCTTGATCTTGCGGGTGATCAGCTCAGGAGGGTCCAGCAGGGTGATGCGGGAACCCTCATTGGGATCGCTCTTGCTCATCTTGGCGCGGCCGTCGGTCAGGCTCATCACCCGGGCCCCCTCCTTCAGGATCAGGGGCTCGGGCACCTTGAGAATCGGGTGCTCCGGGTCGGGGGCGTAGCGGGCGTTGATGCGCTGCTGGGCGATGTCGCGAGCCAGTTCGAGGTGCTGCTTCTGGTCCTCCCCCACCGGCACCCGATCGGCGTCATAGAGAAGGATGTCGGCAGCCATCAGCACCGGGTAATCCAGCAGCCCGACGGAGACGTTGTCGCCCTGCTTGAGCGCCTTCTCCTTGAACTGGATCATCCGCTCCAGCCAGTTGAGCGGCGTCACACAGTTGAGCAGCCAACACAGCTCGCTGTGGGCGCTCACCTGGCTCTGGACAAACACCGTGGCCCGCTGCGGGTCGATACCGCAGGCCAGGTAGAGGGCGGCGGTGGTGAGGGTGTCCTCGGCCAGGCGCTTCGGATCGTGGGGCACCGTGATCGCGTGCAGGTCGACCACGCAGAAGAAGGTCTCGTGGCTGTCCTGCAGATCCACCCAGTTGCGGATCGCCCCGAGCCAGTTGCCCAGGTGCAGGGCGCCGGTGGGCTGGACGCCGGAGAGCACCCGGGGCCGCGCCGGCGCGGTGCTGATCTGGTTCACGCGTCCGGGGTGGCGTTGACCTCAGCTTCGGCCGCGGCGATCAGGGCTTCGGCAGGCTCGGCGACGGCGTCCGGAGCCACCTCGACGGCCTCAGACGTTGCTTCAGCCGCCTGCTCCTCCGCAGGGGCTTCGGGCTCACTCACCTCGACGGGGACCGGGGGCTTGCTGGGACGGGCGAAGGGATCGATGCGGACGGCTCCCTGGCCGCCACGGCCGCCGGAGCGGGGTTGGCCGTCGCCGCCAATGACGCGGCGGGGCTCACCACCACCGCGGGAGACGGGGGCGCGAGAGCCCGCCTGGGCCTTGTGCTCGGCGACCAGGGCCTCGAGCTGCCCCTTTTCCAACTGGTCGGCCAGGGTGCGCAGGGCAAATCCCAGCACCGCCACGGTGGAGCGCAGGCCGAAGGCGTCCTGAAGGGCGCGGGCCGCCTGAAGCTCGTTATCGCTGAGGCGGATGCGGAAGCCGCCCGGCTCCCGGTTCGGCCCGGAACGGCCGCCGCGCTCGGGGGAGTCCCCCCGGCCGGTGCCCACGGGGTGAGGGGTGTTGGTGTCGTCGCCCATGGCCGCAGCCTGCAATCAGGGGCAAGTGTCGCGCATCGACGGCCGGCCGCCGGCCGCCCCAGGCTCCAGCCACAGCAGCCGATGCCTGCCCAGGCGTGCCGGGCCCTCCCGCCGGGCCAGCACCAGCAGCGGCACGGGCCGTGGGCTCTCCAGGGCGAAGCGCTGTCGGTACTGCTGGAGAAGCTCAAGGTAGGTCTCCAGGGTCCAGCCCTGGGTCCCCCGTTCCTGGGCGGTCCAGTACTTGCGCAGGGCGTCCCGGCAGGCGTCGGCTCCGAAGTCCTCCCAGCAGACCCGTTCGGCCTCCCACGCCGACAGGCCGGCCGCCACCAGCTCCCGGTAACGGCATAACTCGGGGGCCTCCTGGCTGCAGTCCGGGGGCAGCCGCTGGGCGAGATGCTCCACCGAGACCCGGCTCAGGCGCAGCCAGCAGCGCTCCAGCAACAGCACCGGCAGGCCGCCGTGCCAATGGTCGGAGCGGCGCAGTTCATCGTGGGCGCGGCGCAGTTGCTGCAGATGGTCTTCCAGCAGGAAGAGGCCATCCACCGTCGCTGCCAGGCCGGCACGGGCATCGGAAGACGGCACGGAGCGGACCCGGACGACACCACAAATCATGCTGCGTCCCGCCGGGGTCTGCAGGGGCGTCGGCTGAAGGGAGCTGGTCGGGGGTGTGAGCCCCGGCACTTCTGAGCTAGAGAGGCATCGCCGCCGGCAGCCCCCCGTGACGCCCCAGGATCCCCTGCGCCCAGCCGCACTGTCCTCGCTGCTGTTCTCACCGCTGTCCTCACCGCTGTCCTCACCGCTGTCCTCGCTGCTGTCCGCCGGCTGGGGCCGGCAGGCCCTGCTGCTGGCCGGGGGCGTGCTGGGGGGCGAATGGATCCTGCGGGCGCTGCCCGGAGAAGGCTGGGGCCTGATGGGACTGGCGGGGCTCGCCGCCGGCTGGTGGTGGCTGGGGCGGCGGCCCTCCCGGCTGGCGGCGCCGACGTTGCCGAGCAGTTTCGAGGCCTGGTTGCGGCGCTGCGACGCCTTGCTGCTCCAGTTCGAGCAGCTGGAAGGGGAACCCGGCGCGGGCCAGGCGCGACGCCGTCAGGCCCTCGCCGCCCTGCGCGAGGAGGGGGCCCGGAGCGGTCTGCATCTGGCCCTGGTGGGCTCCATGGCCCCTGACCCCGCCTGGGCACCCCAGCTGCAGCGGGCCCTGCGCGGCCGGCTGGCCCTCTGCCTGCGCTGGGGCGAAGCCCTGCCGGCGGTGAGCCCGGAGCGCCGCTGGCCGGACGGCCTGGCCGCCGCCGATGTGGTGCTGTTCCACCTGAAAACCCCCCTGCGGGCGGCCGATCTGCGTTGGCTGGAGGCGGTACCGGCGGCACAGCCGATCTGGCTGCTGGTGCAACCGGACGCTCCCTGCGACCTCCAGGGCCTGACGGCCGAACTGGTGTCCCAATGGCCGGCCGCCGTGCCGGAGCGGCTGCTGAGCTGGGATGGCAACCCCGAAAACCTGAGCGACAGCCTGCAGCCGCTGGCCCATTGGCTGAACAGCGAAGCCACGGCCCTGCGGCGGGGCACCCCGCTGCGGCGCAGCGCAGAGCTGCACCGCCACTGGCAGGCGGAGCTGGAGCGCCTGCGGCGGCAACAACTCGTTCAGCTGCAGCAGCGCACCCAGTGGCTGGTGGCGGCGGGGGTGTTCGCCGCCCCCCTGCCCTCGCTCGATCTGGTGGTGCTGGCGGCGGCCAACGGCCTGATGCTGCAGGAGATGGCCCGTCTCTGGGACTGCCCCTGGAGCGTGGAGCAGCTCAAGGCCGCCGCCGTCGAGCTGGCCAAGGCCTCGCTGCTGCTGGGGGTGGTGGAGTGGAGCAGCCAGGCCCTGGCGGCCGCGGTGCGTCTCCACGGCGCCACCTGGCTGGTGGGCGGGGCGCTCCAGGCCCTGAGCGCGGCCTACCTCACCCGGGTGGTGAGCCATGCCATGGCCGATGTGCTGGCCCTCTCGGCTGGCGTGGAGGCGCCGGACCTGGAGCGCATCAAGAGGGAGGCGCCCCTGCTGGTGGCGCGGGCGGCCGAGGCCGAAAAGCTCGACTGGCCGGGGTTCCTGCAGCAGGGACGCGACTGGATCAGCCAGCAGCTGGCATCGCCGGCGAGCAACTCGCTGCCAGCCAGCTCATAAAGAATATTCATGAAGCCTCTTCATCACTTTTCATTGCGCTTCAGCCCGATTGCCTGAAGGATCATTGCGGGATCGCCGCATCCAGAACGGCGTTACTTAATGTGAATTGACCTCCCTTGCGGAGGTATTTCTGAACTCTTCCACCCGTCTTACTTCCATGACCACTGCCCTCCGCAGCGGCCGCTCCGGAAGCTGGGAAAGCTTCTGCAGCTGGGTCACCTCCACCAACAACCGCATCTATGTCGGTTGGTTCGGTGTGCTGATGATCCCCTGCCTGCTGGCCGCCACCATCTGCTTCATCGTCGCCTTCATCGCGGCGCCCTCCGTCGACATCGACGGCATCCGTGAGCCCGTCGCCGGCTCCCTGATCCAGGGCAACAACATCATCTCCGGTGCCGTTATTCCTTCGAGCAACGCCATCGGCCTGCACATCTACCCCATCTGGGACGCCGCCAGCCTCGACGAGTGGCTGTACAACGGTGGCCCGTACCAGCTGGTGGTCTTCCACTTCCTGATCGGCATCTCCGCCTACATGGGCCGGCAGTGGGAGCTCTCCTACCGCCTCGGCATGCGCCCCTGGATCTGCGTCGCCTATTCCGCCCCCCTCTCGGCGGCCTTCGCGGTGTTCCTGATCTACCCCTTCGGCCAGGGCTCCTTCTCCGACGGCATGCCCCTCGGCATCAGCGGCACCTTCAACTTCATGCTGGTGTTCCAGGCTGAGCACAACATCCTGATGCACCCCTTCCACATGCTGGGTGTGGCCGGTGTGTTCGGTGGCTCCCTGTTCTCCGCCATGCACGGTTCCCTCGTCACCAGCTCCCTGGTGCGTGAAACCACCGAGAGCGAGTCGCAGAACTACGGCTACAAGTTCGGCCAAGAGGAAGAGACCTACAACATCGTGGCTGCCCACGGGTACTTCGGTCGCCTGATCTTCCAATACGCCTCGTTCAACAACAGCCGCAGCCTGCACTTCTTCCTGGCGGCCTGGCCGGTGGTCGGCATCTGGTTCACCGCCCTGGGCGTGAGCACGATGGCCTTCAACCTGAACGGCTTCAACTTCAACCAGTCCATCCTTGATGGTCAGGGCCGGGTGATCAACACCTGGGCAGACGTGCTCAACCGTGCCGGCCTGGGCATGGAAGTGATGCACGAGCGCAATGCGCACAACTTCCCGCTTGATCTGGCCACCACCCAGTCGATTCCCGTCGCCCTGCGCGCCCCGGCGATCGGCTGATCCGCGATCGGCCAGGCCCCACTGGCCTGGTGATCCTTCCCCTGGCCCCCTCTGCGGAGGGGGCTTTTCTGTGGACTGGCCCGGTCACCGACCAGGGCGCACGGCCGCCAAACTGTTCACACCAAGCTTTCTTGCTCCCCCCAGCGGCATGCCCGAGCTCCGCACGGATGGCCAGGGCCTTCGCGGCCTCCGAACACATCTGACGCGGGCTCTGCTTGGCGCCGCCCTTGTCGTGCCGATGCTGGCCGGGGGCTGTGGGAGACAGGACACGGGCGGGACGCAGGACGGGCGGCCCCTGGTGCTCACCACCTTCACGATCCTGGCGGACATGGCCCGGCAGGTGGCGGGCGAGCGGGTGCGGGTGGAATCGATCACGCGGCTGGGGGCCGAGATCCACGGCTACGAGCCCACCCCCAGCGACCTGAAGCGGGCCTCGGGCGCCCAGATGGTGCTGGAGAACGGCTTCGGGCTGGAGCGATGGGCCGAGCGCTTCTACGCCGGCCTCCGGGATGTCCCCCACGTGACCCTCACGGAGGGGATCACCCCCCTGCCGATCGCCGGTGACGCCTACCAGGGCAAGCCCAACCCCCACGCCTGGATGTCCCCGCGGCTGGCGAAGGTCTACGTGGAGAACATCCGCCGCGCCCTCACCCAGCTCGACCCCGCCGGCGAAGCCACCTTCCGTCGAAACGCCGAGCGCTACAGCGCCCAGCTGGACGGCCTCGACAGGGAACTGAAGACCTCCCTGGCCAGGATCCCCCCTCACCAGCGGGTGCTCGCCACCTGTGAGGGGGCCTTCTCCTACCTGGCCCGCGACTACGGACTCACCGAGGCCTACCTCTGGCCGGTGAACGCCGAATCCCAGATCACCCCCCAGCGCATGGCCCGGTTGATTGCCCTGGTCAAGGAGCGACGGGTGCCGGCGGTGTTCTGCGAGAGCACGGTCAGCGCCGAGCCCCAGAAGCAGGTGGCCAGGCAGTCGGGGGCCCGCTTCGGGGGGGTGTTCCATGTCGACTCCCTCTCCCTTCCGGACGGCCCGGCCCCCAACCTGCTCGAGCTGCAGCGTCATAACCTGGAGACCCTGCGAGCCGGTCTGACGGGGAGCTGAAGCCATGCCCTCCGGCCAGCCTCTAGTCCACGGAAACGAGCGCATCTCGGTCCGCCATCTCTGCGTCGATTACCACGGGGTGGTGGCCGTCCACGACGCCACCCTGCATCTCGATGCCGGCAGCATCTGCGCCCTGGTGGGAATGAACGGCGCAGGAAAATCCACCCTGTTCAAAGCGCTGATGGGCTTCGTGCGCCCGTCGGCCGGCAGCATTGCCATCAACGGGCTGCCCCTGAAAGAGGCCCGCCGGGCCCGGGCGGTGGCCTACGTCCCCCAGACCGAAAGCGTCGACTGGAACTTTCCGGTCAACGTCCAGGAGGTGGTGATGATGGGCCGTTACGGCAGCATGAATCTGCTGCGCATCCCCCGGCCGCTCGACCGGGAGGCGGTGCAGGAGGCGCTGGAACGGGTGGACCTCTGGCCCCTGCGCCAGCGCCAGATCGGTGCCCTCTCCGGCGGGCAGCGCAAGCGGGCCTTCCTGGCACGGGCCCTGGCCCAGGGCGCCTCGGTGATGCTGCTCGATGAGCCCTTCAACGGCGTCGACATCCGCACCGAGAAGCTGATGATCGAGCTGTTCGAGCAGTTCCGGCGCGAGGGGCGCACCTTGATGATCTCCACCCACGACCTGGCCCACGTCACCAGCTTCTGCGACCAGGTGGTGCTGATCAACAAGACCGTGCTCGCCTACGGCGAGACGTCCTCGGTGTTCACCAGCGAGAACCTGGCCCTGACCTTCGGCGGCCTGCGGCTGGAGGCCACACCCGCGGCAGCCACGGACCCCGATCCGGGGGCGCCATGAGCACCCTGCTCACCTGGTTGGTCGAACCGCTGCAGCAGGAGTTCATGGTGCGGGCCCTGCTGGTCAGCACCCTCGTCTCCTGTGTCTGCGGCCTGCTCTCCTGCTACATGACGCTCAAGGGCTGGGCCCTGATGGGCGATGCGGTGTCCCATGCGGTGATGCCCGGCGTGGTGATCGCCTACGCCCTGAACCTGCCCTTCGCGGTGGGGGCCTTTGTCTTCGGCGTCGGCTCGGTGGCGTTGATCGGCTACATCAAGCAGATGACCCGGATCAAGGAGGACACGGTGATCGGGCTGGTGTTCACGGGCTTCTTCGCCCTCGGCCTGACACTGATCTCCAAGGTGCGCAGCAGCATCGACCTGTCGCACATCCTGTTCGGCAACGTGCTGGGCATCAGCTCGTCCGACATCCTCCAGACGGTGGTGATCAGCCTGCTGGTGCTGACCGTGCTGGTGCTGCTGCGCAAGGACCTGATCCTGTTCTGCTTCGATCCCACCCACGCCCGCTCGATCGGCCTGCACACCGGCGTGCTGCACTACCTGCTGCTGTCGATGCTCTCGTTGGCGGCGGTGGCCGGCCTGCAGACGGTAGGGATCATCCTGGTGGTGGCGATGCTGGTGACGCCGGGGGCCACGGCCTACCTGCTCACCGATCGCTTCGACCGCATGGTGTGGCTCTCGATCCTGTCGGCAGTGCTCTGCAGCGTGGCCGGGATCTACTGGAGCTACTGGATGGATGCCTCCACCGCCGGCTGCATCGTGCTGGTGCAGACGCTGCTGTTCCTGCTCTGCTTCCTGCTGGCACCGCGCCATGGCCTGCTGGCCCAGCGGCGCCGTTCCCCGCGGGCGTCCCGCTTCCCGTCCGCGTGAGCGAGCCAGCCAACGCCGCTGCGACGCCCTCGCCAGCCGACCAACGCTGGCCCTGGTGGCCCCTGCTGCCCCTCTACCCCTACGGCCGCCGCCGCACCCTGGTGCGGGAGCTGGTCGCCGGGCGGCTGTGGAGCTTCGAGCAGGTTCAGGGGGTCTGGTACGTGGCGGTGCCGATCCGGATGCTGGTGCTGCGGGTGCGCGAAGGGCTGCTGCTCTATGCCCCGGTGGCGCCCACCGCCGAGGTGAAAGCCCAGTTGCACCAGCTGGAGGAGCGCCACGGGCCGGTGTGCACGATCGTGTTGCCCACCGCGTCGGGGCTGGAGCACAAGCTGCCGGTGCCGGCCATGGCCCGGGCTTTCCCCCGGGCCCAGGTGTGGGTGACGCCGCGGCAGTGGAGTTTCCCGTTGCCACTGCCGCCCGCCTGGCTGGGGTTCCCCGCCGACCGCACCCGGGTGCTGCTCAGCGACGGGGTACCCCACGGCGACCAGCTCGACTGGTTGCCGCTGGGCCCCCTGGATCTGGGGCTGGGCACCTTCCTTGAGATCGCCTGCTTCGATCGGGTCAGCGGCAGCCTGCTGCTCACCGATGCCCTGGTGGCGATTCCGCCGGAGCCGCCAGCGGTGTTCGATCTCGATCCCACCCCGCTGCTGTTCCATGCCCGCGAGCGGGGCGATGAACCGCTGCAGGACGATCCCGAGCGGCGCCGCAGGGGCTGGTGGCGGTTGGTGCTGTTCGCCACCTACCTGCGCCCGCGGCCCCTGGAGGTGCTGCCACTTGCCGAGGTGCTGCGCCACTGCCTGGCGCCTGGGTGCCGCGGGGCCAGGGCCCACTTCGGCTTCTACCCGTTCCGCTGGCTGCCCGGCTGGCAGGCCGATTTCGAGGCCCTCACACCAGGGCGCCGCAGCAGCCTGCAGGTGGCGGCGGTGCTGGAGCGGCTGGTGTTCCCCCGCCAGCGGGCTCCCCTGGTGGCCTGGATCCGCCAACTGGCGGGCCTGAAGGAGCTGCGCTGGGTGGTGCCGGCGCACCACGATGCACCGGTACCAACGTCAGGGGCGGACCTCACCACCCTGGCGGATGGGATCGAGGCGGGGGATTGGGCTCCTGATCAGGGGGCCTGGGAAACCCTGGCCGGCATCGACAAAACCCTGGTGCGCCTCGGCCTGGTGCCGGGTGAAATTCACCAGAGCCACAAGCCCCAGACTTAAAGCTCGAGTTCGCCGGGGTCGTCGTCGAGGCCAGCCTCGAAACCACCGCCGCCGAGCATGGCCGATTCCAGCTCCATGCGCTGCTCCATCTGGCGCAGGAAGTAGCCCGTCATCATCGCCGAGGCCAGCAGGCCGGCGAGGTTGTCGCGGCTGGCCTGGATCTTCACCTCGAACTGCTCGCCGGGGAGCATGCCCAGCAGGCCCTGGACGTTGTGGCGGATGATGTCCTGAATGTCGCCGGTGGCCGAGCGGGCCACCCTCTGCAGCACGTCCGGGGACTGTTCCTGCAGGTACTGAATCAGCGAATTGTCGCTGATCGCCTCGTTATCGGCGGTCAGGAACTCCGGGTTGAACATGTGCCCTCCGGTGTGCGCTGCAACACGACACGCACCCTAACGCAGTTGCTCAAGCGGCCTCGGCTGGGTGGGGAGAGGAGAACCCAACCGGACCGAACCGGGCCAGGGGCCAGTACCGCCAGATGGCCGTGCCGATCAGATCCGCCTCCGGCAAGGGGCCCCAGAGGTGGGAATCGAGGCTGGCATTGCGGTTGTCCCCCAGCACCAGCACCTCGCCGGCGGGCACCACGAAGGGCTCCAGGGCATAGGCCATCGGTTCCCGCGCCCAGTCCGGCTCGGCGGGGGTGCCATTGCGCCAGAGCTTGCCGTCCCTCACCTCCACCTGATCGCCGGCCACCGCCACCACCCGCTTGATCAGGGCCGTGCGCCGGTCGTAGCCAGCCTCCTGCAGCCGGACCGGCGGGTGGAACACGACGATGCGGCCCGTGCGCACACCCGAGCCGAAACGGGGCGTGAGCTTCTCCACCAGGATCCGGTCCTGGAGCTGCAGGGTGGGCAGCATCGAGCCCGACGGAATCCAGCGGGGCTCCACCACCGCCCAGCGCAGCAGCAGGGCCAGCAGCACCCAGAGCAGCAGGCGGCCGGCCTGCTGCAGCAGCCCGGTGGCCCCACCCTGGGGGCTGGAGGGGGGCTGGGTGATGGCGGGGCCGCTGGCCATGGCGAAGCCGTCGATCAGGATGATTCCCCCATCCTGAACAGTGGAGCTCCCCGGTGGCCGGCCCCCCGTCATCGCTGGCCAATGTGCAGGCAGCCCTGACGCTGTTGCGTGCCCTGCGCCGGGGCGGCCTCACCCATGCGGTGCTCTGCCCGGGCAGTCGATCGGCACCCCTGGCGGTGGCCGCCGCCCTGCTGGAGCCTGGCGGCCTGCGCCTGCACACGGCTATCGACGAGCGCAGCGCCGCCTTCTTCGCCCTCGGCCTGGGCCGGGGCAGCGGCCAACCGGCGGCCGTGATCACCACCTCGGGCACGGCGGTCGCCAACCTGCTGCCCGCCGCGGTGGAGGCCGACTTCGGCTGCATCCCCCTGCTGCTGCTCACGGCCGATCGGCCGGCCCGGCTCAAGGGCTGCGGCGCCAACCAGAGCGTCAACCAGGAGGCCTTTCTGGCCTGCAGCTGCCGCTGGCTGGGCAGCGGCGCCCCCGAAGGGCTGGCGGCGATGGCGCCCAGGGAGCTGGAGGCCCTCGCCGCCGCCGCCCTGGCCGCCGCCCAGGGGGATGGGGCCGGACGCGGCGCCGGAGCGGTCCACCTCAACCTGCCCTTCGCCGAACCCCTGCACGCCGGCGGCGGGGAGCTGACCCAGCTGGCCGCCGCGCTCTCCAGCCAACCTGCGGACGCCGACCCCCCGCCCCCGCCAGGCAACCCGCAAGCACCTCCACGCTTCGCCGCCGGAGACGCCGCGACCCTGGACCCGGGTCGCGCGGGCATGGTGGTGGCCGGCCCCTGGCGGGGCAACCCCGCCGCCTGGCCCGCCCATGTGGAGGCCCTGCGGTGCTGGCAGCGGCGCAGCGGCTGGCCCGTGCTGGCCGATGCCCTCTCGGGCCTGCGGGGCCTGCCGGGGCTCGATGCCGTGACGGCCTACGACCTGATCCTGGCGGAGGGCGCCTTCAGCACAGCGGCGATCGGTGGCCTGCAGGTGTTGCGCCTGGGGCCCCTGCCGGCCAGCCGTCGCCTGCAGCGCTGGCTGGCGGCCCAGGACGGGCCCCAGGTGCTGGTCAGCGAAGGGGACGGGCGCCCCCTCGACCCGATCCGGCTGGTGCGGGCCCAGTGCGGCGCCGGCCTGGCGGCCTGGCTGGCGGGCCAACCGCAGCACATCTCGGCGGGCGAGCCCGCTGGGGAATCGCTGGTGCTGGCGGACCGCTGGCACCGGGCGGAGGCGGCGGTGCAGGCGCTGCTGGAGCAGGAGCTGGCCGAAGAGCAAGGGGAACCGGCCCTGGCCCGCCGACTCAGCCGGCTGCTGCCGGCGGGGCTGCCGGTGCTGCTGGCGAACAGCAGCCCCGTGCGCGACTGGGAAAGCTTTGCCCGCCCAGGCGCCCCACCCCGGCCGATGCACGGCTTCCGGGGGGCCTCGGGGATCGATGGCACCCTTTCGAGCGCCTGCGGCCTGGCCGAGGCCCTGGGCGAACTGGTGCTGGTGAGCGGCGATCTGGCCCTGCTCCACGACGCCAACGGCTGGCTGTGGCGAAGCCAGCTGGGGGGGCGGCTCACCGTGGTGCTGATCGACAACGGCGGCGGCGGCATCTTCGAGCAGCTGCCCATCCGCACCGAGCCGGCGGCGGCGATGGATTTCGAGCGCCTGTTCGCCATGCCCCAGGCGGTGGATCCCCTGGCGCTGGCGGCGGTGCATGGGGTGCCGGGCCGGCGGGTTGAGGGCCTGGCGGCCCTGGAGGGCTCCCTGGCCTGGGCCCGGCAGCAGCCGATGGCCCTGCTGGTGATCGCCACCGACCGGCGCCGTGATGCCGCCCTGCGGCAGCGGCTGCGCACAATGGCCGCAGCCCAGGTCACGCCCCCATGACCCCCGTTCCCCCGCCCCTGCCGAGCTGGACCAGCGCCGGCGACTACAGCGACATCCGCTTCGAGACCAGCGGCGACGGGATCGCCCGGATCAGCCTCAACCGGCCCGAGAAGCGCAACGCCTTCCGGCCGCTCACGGTGCAGGAGCTCTGCGATGCCTTCAACCGGGTGCGGGACGACCCCTCCATCGGTGTGGTGCTGTTCACCGGCGAGGGGCCGGCCGCCGACGGCGTCTGGGCCTTCTGCGCCGGAGGCGACCAGAGCGTGCGCGGCGATGGGGGCTACCTCGACGCCTCGGGGCTGCCGCGGCTGAACGTGCTCGACCTGCAGCGGATCATCCGCAGCCTGCCCAAGGTGGTGATCGCCCTGGTGGCCGGCTACGCCATCGGTGGCGGCCAGGTGCTGCACCTGCTCTGCGACCTGAGCCTGGCGGCCGAGAATGCCGTCTTCGGCCAGACCGGGCCGCGGGTGGGCAGCTTCGATGGCGGCTTCGGCGCCGGCTACCTGGCCCGGGTGGTGGGCCAGCGCAAGGCCCGCGAGATCTGGTTCCTCTGCCGGCGTTACAACGCCGATCAGGCCCTGGCCATGGGGCTGGTGAACGCCGTGGTGCCCCTGGAGGATCTGGAGCACCAGGGGGTGGCCTGGGCCCGGGAGGTGCTGCAGCACAGCCCCACGGCGATCCGTTGCCTCAAGGCCGCCTTCAACGCCGAAACCGACGGCCTTGCCGGGATCCAGGAACTGGCGGGCCAGGCCACACATCTGTTTTACCGGACCAGCGAAGGCCAGGAGGGACGCAATGCCTTCCTGGAGAAACGGGACCCGGACTTTTCCGAAGCGCCCTGGCTGCCCTGAGCGGCCCCGGTCCATACTTCGGTTCGTGGGAGCAGCAACCGGTGTCCGCCTATCCGATCCCGGACAACGAAGCGGAGCGGCAGGCGGCCCTCGACCAGCAACACATTCTGGATGCGGAGTCCGATGAGGACTTCAATCGCATCACACGCCTGGCCAGCCAGATGCTGGGCGTGCCGACGGCCCTGATTTCCCTGGTCGATCGCCAGCGG encodes:
- a CDS encoding glycoside hydrolase family 104 protein, encoding MRRPFQSPPKPHQHGPLALVLLLLLPMVQRPAAPVPPAAASHVVQAAARPTQAAGRPPAGGPYGITPERRALLNTIRFAEGTWTGGSQEGYQVLYGGDRFDDLSRHPDIVVRRRYASAAAGAYQFLPTTWDQAASELQLRDFRPASQDQAALHLVHERGALKGFDRHGLTAEVLARLAPEWASLPTLDGVSHYGQPVKDRSELQRFYQRELERLRRLASA
- the trpS gene encoding tryptophan--tRNA ligase, producing the protein MNQISTAPARPRVLSGVQPTGALHLGNWLGAIRNWVDLQDSHETFFCVVDLHAITVPHDPKRLAEDTLTTAALYLACGIDPQRATVFVQSQVSAHSELCWLLNCVTPLNWLERMIQFKEKALKQGDNVSVGLLDYPVLMAADILLYDADRVPVGEDQKQHLELARDIAQQRINARYAPDPEHPILKVPEPLILKEGARVMSLTDGRAKMSKSDPNEGSRITLLDPPELITRKIKRAKTDPVMGLEFGNPERPEADNLLGLYALLSGVGRERAAAECAAMGWGGFKPLLAEATVEALRPVQQRYAELRSDPASLEAVLRDGRERAAAVAGATLQRVRGALGFLGLN
- a CDS encoding YcjF family protein — translated: MTPQDPLRPAALSSLLFSPLSSPLSSPLSSLLSAGWGRQALLLAGGVLGGEWILRALPGEGWGLMGLAGLAAGWWWLGRRPSRLAAPTLPSSFEAWLRRCDALLLQFEQLEGEPGAGQARRRQALAALREEGARSGLHLALVGSMAPDPAWAPQLQRALRGRLALCLRWGEALPAVSPERRWPDGLAAADVVLFHLKTPLRAADLRWLEAVPAAQPIWLLVQPDAPCDLQGLTAELVSQWPAAVPERLLSWDGNPENLSDSLQPLAHWLNSEATALRRGTPLRRSAELHRHWQAELERLRRQQLVQLQQRTQWLVAAGVFAAPLPSLDLVVLAAANGLMLQEMARLWDCPWSVEQLKAAAVELAKASLLLGVVEWSSQALAAAVRLHGATWLVGGALQALSAAYLTRVVSHAMADVLALSAGVEAPDLERIKREAPLLVARAAEAEKLDWPGFLQQGRDWISQQLASPASNSLPASS
- the psbA gene encoding photosystem II q(b) protein, whose translation is MTTALRSGRSGSWESFCSWVTSTNNRIYVGWFGVLMIPCLLAATICFIVAFIAAPSVDIDGIREPVAGSLIQGNNIISGAVIPSSNAIGLHIYPIWDAASLDEWLYNGGPYQLVVFHFLIGISAYMGRQWELSYRLGMRPWICVAYSAPLSAAFAVFLIYPFGQGSFSDGMPLGISGTFNFMLVFQAEHNILMHPFHMLGVAGVFGGSLFSAMHGSLVTSSLVRETTESESQNYGYKFGQEEETYNIVAAHGYFGRLIFQYASFNNSRSLHFFLAAWPVVGIWFTALGVSTMAFNLNGFNFNQSILDGQGRVINTWADVLNRAGLGMEVMHERNAHNFPLDLATTQSIPVALRAPAIG
- a CDS encoding metal ABC transporter substrate-binding protein; protein product: MPELRTDGQGLRGLRTHLTRALLGAALVVPMLAGGCGRQDTGGTQDGRPLVLTTFTILADMARQVAGERVRVESITRLGAEIHGYEPTPSDLKRASGAQMVLENGFGLERWAERFYAGLRDVPHVTLTEGITPLPIAGDAYQGKPNPHAWMSPRLAKVYVENIRRALTQLDPAGEATFRRNAERYSAQLDGLDRELKTSLARIPPHQRVLATCEGAFSYLARDYGLTEAYLWPVNAESQITPQRMARLIALVKERRVPAVFCESTVSAEPQKQVARQSGARFGGVFHVDSLSLPDGPAPNLLELQRHNLETLRAGLTGS
- a CDS encoding metal ABC transporter ATP-binding protein, translating into MPSGQPLVHGNERISVRHLCVDYHGVVAVHDATLHLDAGSICALVGMNGAGKSTLFKALMGFVRPSAGSIAINGLPLKEARRARAVAYVPQTESVDWNFPVNVQEVVMMGRYGSMNLLRIPRPLDREAVQEALERVDLWPLRQRQIGALSGGQRKRAFLARALAQGASVMLLDEPFNGVDIRTEKLMIELFEQFRREGRTLMISTHDLAHVTSFCDQVVLINKTVLAYGETSSVFTSENLALTFGGLRLEATPAAATDPDPGAP